A window of Polaribacter litorisediminis contains these coding sequences:
- a CDS encoding pirin family protein, producing MKKVIHKAASRGYANHGWLKSFHTFSFASYQNPNRMNFGMLRVLNDDLVQPKMGFGKHPHKNMEIISIPISGALSHKDSMDNQRSIEVGEVQVMSAGTGVTHSEFNDSKTTASNFLQLWIFPEVENVTPYYNQKKFDEAARKNNFQVLVSPKNNFVAGSLPINQQGYISMIDLEEGFETQYHLKNGAYFFLIEGNVTIADETLEKRDAVGISAVESVPVKATIKSKLLVIDVPMN from the coding sequence ATGAAAAAAGTTATACACAAAGCAGCATCAAGAGGATACGCAAATCATGGATGGTTAAAATCGTTCCATACATTTAGTTTTGCAAGTTATCAAAATCCCAACAGAATGAATTTTGGCATGTTACGTGTTTTAAATGATGACCTTGTACAACCTAAAATGGGTTTCGGGAAACACCCACATAAAAACATGGAAATCATATCAATTCCTATTTCTGGTGCACTTTCTCATAAAGACAGTATGGATAACCAACGGTCTATTGAGGTAGGAGAGGTCCAGGTAATGAGCGCAGGAACGGGCGTAACACATTCAGAATTTAACGATAGTAAAACCACAGCCTCTAATTTTTTACAACTTTGGATTTTTCCAGAAGTAGAAAATGTAACGCCGTATTACAATCAAAAAAAGTTTGATGAAGCAGCACGTAAAAATAATTTTCAAGTTTTGGTTTCTCCAAAAAATAATTTTGTCGCAGGTTCTTTACCCATCAATCAGCAAGGTTATATTTCTATGATTGATTTAGAAGAAGGTTTTGAAACTCAATATCACCTAAAAAATGGCGCCTATTTTTTCTTAATAGAAGGTAATGTTACCATTGCTGATGAAACTTTAGAAAAAAGAGATGCCGTTGGAATTTCTGCCGTCGAGAGCGTTCCTGTTAAAGCAACGATAAAAAGTAAATTGTTAGTGATTGATGTTCCCATGAATTAA
- a CDS encoding pirin family protein, protein MKKYKTVQHKVASPLVNMGPIKLRQPLPTEGIENVDPFLLLHHYGPYAISEFSNPFDLGPHPHRGFEPITLLFKGEQLHRDSLGNDMVVKAGGVQWTTAGRGIVHAEGPTKAFVKKGGDLEGIQLWLNLPAKDKMMTPNYQHLEDEQIPKIFSDDKKVLLNVIAGNQLDQKGLIKTQTDVNVFTANVDANGSMEIDIPENHQSLIYLLEGEILVNNAEVLQKGKNQMITFHQDGNTIKFEATKASTVLILSGAPIQEKITQYGPYVMNTQTEILEAMRDYQQGKMGYLY, encoded by the coding sequence ATGAAAAAATATAAAACAGTACAGCACAAAGTAGCAAGTCCGTTAGTAAATATGGGGCCCATAAAATTGCGTCAACCACTTCCTACAGAGGGAATAGAAAATGTAGATCCCTTTTTATTATTACATCATTATGGGCCTTACGCCATTAGCGAATTTTCGAATCCTTTTGATTTAGGACCACATCCACACAGAGGTTTTGAGCCAATAACTTTATTGTTTAAAGGCGAACAGTTGCATAGAGATTCTTTAGGAAATGACATGGTGGTAAAAGCGGGCGGAGTTCAATGGACGACTGCTGGACGTGGAATTGTGCACGCCGAAGGACCAACAAAAGCATTTGTTAAAAAAGGCGGCGATTTAGAGGGCATTCAATTGTGGTTAAATTTGCCAGCGAAAGATAAAATGATGACTCCAAATTATCAACATTTAGAGGATGAGCAAATTCCGAAGATTTTTTCAGACGATAAAAAAGTACTGTTAAATGTGATTGCAGGAAATCAATTAGACCAAAAAGGATTGATAAAAACCCAAACAGACGTCAATGTTTTTACAGCAAATGTAGATGCCAACGGAAGTATGGAAATTGATATTCCAGAAAATCATCAATCGTTAATCTATCTTTTAGAAGGTGAAATTTTAGTCAATAATGCAGAAGTTCTTCAGAAAGGAAAAAATCAAATGATTACGTTTCATCAAGACGGAAACACAATTAAATTTGAAGCTACAAAGGCAAGTACCGTTTTAATTTTGTCAGGAGCACCTATTCAAGAGAAAATAACCCAATATGGTCCTTATGTGATGAATACGCAGACCGAAATTTTAGAAGCCATGAGAGATTATCAACAGGGCAAAATGGGGTACTTATATTAA